Proteins from a single region of Acidianus ambivalens:
- the thrC gene encoding threonine synthase produces the protein MKCLDCGYETDINQKIITCPRCGGLLEIKVKLKGFSFSNLKGRGVWRYKDAIPGNYSKIVSINEGNTPLIPSRIYKQTFYKFEGANPTGSFKDRGMTVAVSSAVNTGYKVVAAASTGNTAASAAAYASRAGLRIYLVLPKGKVALGKLAQSILYGATILEVNGSFDIAMASVMRLYKDLGIVYPLNSFNPWRLEGQKTIAYEIAEEIGEPDNVIVPVGNAGNIYAIWKGFTELQEAGVISKIPRMIGIQAEGAAPIAKAIEKGLNEPEFFENPETIATAIRIGKPVNWKKAIKAIRSSKGTALSVSDQEIIDAQKKLAREEGIGAEPASAAALAGYEKAINEGIIDKDQKNVLILTGHALKDPDAMLRLDARRILINPEHIENIVLGEINDNN, from the coding sequence TTAAAGTAAAACTAAAAGGCTTCTCATTCTCTAACCTTAAAGGAAGAGGAGTTTGGAGATATAAAGACGCAATTCCTGGAAATTACTCTAAGATAGTAAGTATAAATGAAGGAAATACTCCATTAATACCTTCAAGAATTTATAAGCAAACGTTCTATAAATTTGAAGGAGCAAACCCTACTGGAAGCTTTAAAGATAGAGGAATGACCGTTGCAGTAAGCTCAGCAGTAAATACGGGATATAAGGTAGTTGCAGCAGCGTCTACAGGAAACACTGCAGCTTCAGCAGCAGCTTATGCATCAAGAGCAGGATTAAGAATATACCTTGTTTTACCTAAAGGCAAAGTAGCATTAGGTAAGCTTGCCCAATCTATTCTATATGGTGCAACAATACTAGAGGTCAATGGAAGTTTTGATATAGCCATGGCATCTGTAATGAGACTGTATAAGGATCTAGGAATTGTTTATCCTCTCAACTCATTTAATCCTTGGAGGCTGGAGGGGCAAAAAACTATTGCATACGAAATTGCGGAAGAAATAGGAGAGCCCGATAACGTAATCGTTCCGGTAGGAAATGCAGGTAACATATATGCTATTTGGAAAGGGTTCACTGAACTGCAAGAGGCTGGGGTTATTTCTAAAATACCTAGAATGATAGGAATTCAAGCAGAAGGTGCTGCACCAATAGCTAAAGCCATAGAAAAAGGACTTAATGAGCCAGAATTCTTTGAAAATCCAGAAACTATTGCTACCGCTATTAGAATAGGTAAGCCAGTAAATTGGAAAAAAGCAATAAAAGCCATAAGGAGTTCAAAAGGTACAGCATTATCAGTTTCTGATCAAGAAATTATAGATGCGCAAAAGAAGCTTGCAAGAGAAGAAGGAATAGGAGCAGAACCTGCATCCGCTGCAGCCTTAGCAGGTTATGAAAAGGCAATCAACGAAGGTATAATAGATAAGGATCAAAAGAATGTGTTAATCTTAACAGGACATGCGTTAAAAGATCCAGACGCAATGCTAAGACTAGATGCAAGAAGAATCCTAATTAATCCAGAACATATAGAAAATATAGTTTTAGGTGAGATAAATGATAATAATTAA
- a CDS encoding aspartate kinase yields MIIIKIGGSIQKDERDYELISEKIEKYSNNEDKVLVITSAMRGITNDLISATENRDKSTEIIGNIYDKHIKILSKVADGPEFEIAFKDLSKMADELFKIAWSIRVLDEITPRVRDYILSFGERMATIVLNATLRSRRLDSIAYPEPPLVTDNNFGEANVLEDLTLKEINEKILSKKSKILIIPGFIGKTIDEKYTTIGRGGSDYTATLLGKLLNVENVRLVTEVPGIMTADPRKIESATTIKRLSLEEAVELAQMGAKRLHPRTFEPMFSSNMKVTIEGLYEEGETIVSGSCEDEDKLKGVTILDDLKMINIESTRIVGKIGSAARVMAEAKNSNVNIVSISQPASETTISLVVNSNDAEILATKLKEIKDIDNIEIKDVSAVSIVGCGLRNNEIFKEVENVALQYDILSMSRGLKNVSATFIVKKEEGYNLAKSLHEVVLKWIN; encoded by the coding sequence ATGATAATAATTAAGATAGGAGGATCTATACAAAAAGATGAGAGAGATTATGAGCTTATTTCCGAAAAGATAGAGAAATATTCTAATAATGAAGATAAGGTACTTGTAATTACATCTGCAATGAGAGGAATAACTAATGATTTAATTTCTGCTACTGAAAATAGAGATAAATCTACTGAAATAATAGGAAATATATATGATAAACATATTAAAATTCTATCAAAAGTCGCTGATGGCCCAGAATTTGAGATTGCATTTAAAGATCTTTCAAAAATGGCGGACGAGCTATTTAAAATAGCCTGGTCTATAAGAGTTTTAGACGAAATTACTCCTAGGGTTAGAGATTATATTTTGTCCTTTGGAGAAAGAATGGCAACAATAGTATTAAACGCAACATTAAGGTCAAGAAGATTAGATTCAATAGCTTACCCTGAACCACCATTAGTTACTGACAATAATTTCGGAGAGGCAAATGTCTTGGAAGATCTTACCTTAAAGGAAATTAATGAAAAAATTTTAAGTAAAAAGAGTAAAATATTGATAATACCAGGATTTATAGGCAAAACTATAGATGAAAAATATACTACAATAGGTAGAGGGGGCAGCGATTATACTGCTACCTTACTAGGGAAGCTTCTAAATGTAGAGAATGTAAGACTTGTAACAGAAGTTCCAGGAATAATGACAGCAGATCCTAGAAAAATAGAAAGCGCAACAACAATTAAAAGATTATCACTAGAAGAGGCAGTAGAATTAGCCCAAATGGGCGCAAAAAGGTTACATCCTAGAACTTTTGAGCCAATGTTTTCCTCAAATATGAAAGTTACCATTGAAGGATTGTATGAAGAAGGAGAGACTATAGTAAGTGGTTCTTGTGAAGATGAAGACAAACTAAAAGGAGTTACAATCCTTGATGACCTAAAAATGATAAATATAGAAAGTACTAGAATAGTAGGAAAAATTGGATCTGCAGCAAGAGTTATGGCTGAGGCTAAAAATTCAAATGTAAATATTGTTTCAATTTCACAGCCAGCATCAGAAACTACAATAAGCCTTGTTGTAAACTCTAACGACGCGGAAATCCTTGCTACTAAGCTAAAGGAGATTAAAGATATAGATAACATAGAGATTAAAGACGTTAGTGCGGTAAGTATAGTAGGTTGCGGACTTAGGAATAATGAAATATTCAAGGAAGTGGAAAATGTAGCTCTTCAATATGATATACTTTCCATGTCAAGAGGCTTAAAGAACGTCAGTGCTACATTTATAGTTAAAAAAGAAGAAGGATATAACTTAGCTAAAAGTTTGCACGAGGTCGTGTTAAAATGGATAAATTGA
- the asd gene encoding aspartate-semialdehyde dehydrogenase gives MDKLKVSLLGSTGMVGQKMVKMLSNHPFIELTKVSASPAKIGKKYEEAVKWIEGEIPEDVKDMRLVSTEPEDHKDVDVVLSALPNELAEDIELKLVRAGKIVVSNASPYRMDPEVPLINPEINWQHLELLKTQQSKRGWKGLLVKNPNCTAAIMSLPLKPLTELITQRKIIMTTLQAVSGAGYNGLSFMSIYNNIIPYIKGEEEKIPKEVGKMLGQVQDGQILNAKINARVTSIRVPIKVGHMGVINILLDEGDKIDVEEIKRELANFKSLPQEKNLPTAPKKPIIVNEDESRPQPEIDLKIENGMAVSVGRISVENNVLRMVVLGDNLVRGAAGITILTVEVMKELGYI, from the coding sequence ATGGATAAATTGAAAGTATCTTTACTAGGCTCAACTGGGATGGTTGGGCAAAAAATGGTAAAAATGCTCTCAAACCATCCTTTTATAGAATTAACTAAAGTTAGTGCATCACCTGCTAAAATAGGCAAAAAATACGAAGAGGCAGTAAAATGGATTGAAGGAGAAATTCCAGAAGATGTTAAGGATATGAGATTAGTATCAACGGAACCAGAAGATCATAAAGACGTAGATGTTGTACTTTCTGCACTACCTAATGAGTTAGCAGAAGATATTGAACTGAAACTTGTTAGAGCAGGAAAAATAGTAGTATCTAATGCAAGCCCGTATAGAATGGATCCAGAAGTTCCGTTAATTAACCCCGAAATAAACTGGCAACACCTAGAATTACTAAAAACGCAACAGAGTAAAAGAGGTTGGAAAGGACTCTTAGTAAAAAATCCTAACTGCACAGCCGCAATAATGTCCTTGCCATTAAAACCTTTAACAGAGTTGATAACACAGAGAAAGATAATAATGACCACTTTGCAAGCTGTAAGTGGTGCGGGCTATAATGGATTATCTTTCATGTCAATATATAACAATATTATTCCATATATAAAAGGAGAAGAGGAGAAAATTCCTAAAGAAGTAGGAAAAATGCTAGGTCAAGTCCAGGATGGGCAGATACTGAATGCCAAAATAAATGCCAGAGTGACATCCATAAGAGTCCCAATAAAAGTTGGCCATATGGGCGTTATAAACATTTTACTTGATGAAGGCGATAAAATTGATGTAGAAGAAATTAAGAGAGAATTAGCAAATTTCAAATCACTTCCACAAGAGAAAAACTTACCTACTGCTCCTAAAAAACCTATAATTGTTAACGAAGATGAAAGCAGACCACAACCAGAAATAGACCTTAAAATAGAAAACGGAATGGCTGTATCTGTAGGTAGAATTAGCGTAGAAAATAACGTACTTAGGATGGTAGTACTTGGGGATAACTTAGTGAGAGGAGCAGCAGGAATTACAATTTTAACAGTAGAAGTGATGAAAGAGTTAGGTTACATATGA
- a CDS encoding PHP-associated domain-containing protein — protein sequence MKFDFHTHTNYSDGKEDPKALVEYAKRKGIYIAITDHDTSKGYEKVKEEAVIPGEEVTTQFGHVVILCNFPPNPPKDISSLVDYAKENSCIIFPSHPFDIFRKGIGNRIFEYKFDAIEIFNSKAPKSANEKAYNAAKELKLPGLANSDSHVKEAIGSAYNEIEINEFNIDEILESVRKGKARPIGIGLSITAKFKILQWYIERKI from the coding sequence ATGAAATTCGACTTTCATACACATACAAATTATAGTGATGGTAAGGAAGATCCAAAAGCTCTTGTAGAATATGCAAAAAGAAAAGGAATATATATTGCAATAACTGACCATGATACCAGTAAGGGTTACGAGAAAGTAAAAGAAGAAGCAGTAATTCCAGGAGAGGAAGTCACAACTCAATTCGGACACGTAGTTATATTATGTAATTTTCCTCCAAATCCTCCTAAAGATATTTCTTCACTAGTTGACTATGCAAAAGAGAACTCTTGCATAATTTTTCCTTCGCATCCATTTGATATTTTTAGAAAAGGGATAGGAAACAGGATTTTTGAGTATAAATTTGATGCAATAGAAATTTTCAATTCAAAAGCTCCTAAATCTGCTAACGAGAAAGCATATAACGCGGCAAAAGAGCTTAAACTCCCCGGTTTAGCTAATAGCGACTCACACGTAAAGGAAGCTATAGGCTCGGCATATAATGAAATCGAAATAAACGAGTTTAATATAGATGAAATACTTGAAAGCGTAAGGAAAGGAAAAGCGAGGCCTATAGGCATTGGATTGTCAATAACAGCTAAATTCAAGATTTTACAATGGTATATTGAGAGGAAAATTTGA
- a CDS encoding Nre family DNA repair protein, with protein sequence MRAIPAELCVKCKGNKLLCGLHACPILERFRSTINVVNKVYNKNEIEGSTPPSIVIGEKNYPKVSISFNIPPDIYGEEAKNYENPKGWWGKASIYDILNYRTSLLSNVFEVKIEDVWKLYEKELSLAAVSEKPVQSESRIDGTILPKLRFDGYVLPRGPSAKTQNLEVIENPKINKTLDKLIFDDIKAEEAVVKLYQDIKDVYTIINALSLGLLGVKKNRKLVPTRWAITAVDSIIAKNLIQKIRNYQEISEVEVYYQKYLGNYFHVILYPSAYQVTWIEIWHPLSLWASELTISELTENYWGEYSTMDGGYMAARLAVLEYLDNIKRSAGIIIIREITSEYFAPLGNWHIRETVRKAMENKIGRFQDLENALSFVNQRLNAKKIDLRELNSIKRILKQKSIDQFFSSSK encoded by the coding sequence TTGAGAGCAATACCTGCAGAATTATGCGTAAAATGTAAAGGAAATAAGTTACTCTGCGGCCTTCATGCATGTCCGATCCTAGAAAGATTTAGGTCTACGATAAATGTAGTAAATAAAGTATATAATAAAAATGAAATTGAAGGATCTACACCCCCAAGTATAGTAATTGGAGAAAAGAATTACCCTAAAGTAAGCATATCTTTTAATATACCTCCAGATATTTACGGTGAGGAGGCTAAAAACTACGAAAACCCTAAAGGTTGGTGGGGTAAGGCATCAATATATGATATATTAAATTATCGTACATCCTTACTTTCTAACGTTTTTGAGGTAAAAATTGAAGATGTATGGAAATTATATGAAAAAGAATTATCATTAGCAGCAGTATCTGAAAAGCCAGTACAATCTGAATCAAGAATAGATGGAACTATTTTACCTAAATTACGATTTGACGGATATGTATTGCCTAGAGGTCCTTCCGCAAAAACTCAAAACTTAGAAGTTATCGAAAATCCCAAGATTAACAAGACTTTAGATAAATTAATTTTCGATGACATAAAAGCGGAAGAGGCAGTAGTTAAGCTTTACCAGGATATTAAGGACGTCTATACTATAATCAATGCATTATCTTTAGGCTTACTTGGAGTGAAAAAGAATAGAAAATTAGTACCTACAAGATGGGCAATAACTGCTGTAGATTCGATAATAGCTAAAAACTTGATACAAAAGATAAGGAATTATCAAGAAATAAGTGAAGTAGAAGTATATTATCAAAAGTATTTAGGAAATTATTTCCACGTTATTCTTTATCCTTCTGCATACCAAGTAACTTGGATAGAAATATGGCATCCATTATCCTTATGGGCTAGTGAGCTAACAATATCAGAATTAACTGAAAACTATTGGGGAGAATACTCAACCATGGACGGCGGTTATATGGCTGCGAGATTAGCCGTACTAGAATATCTAGATAATATAAAAAGATCTGCAGGAATTATAATAATTAGGGAAATAACAAGTGAGTACTTTGCCCCACTAGGAAATTGGCACATAAGGGAAACGGTAAGAAAAGCAATGGAAAATAAAATAGGCAGATTCCAAGACTTAGAGAACGCATTATCTTTTGTTAATCAAAGATTAAATGCAAAGAAAATAGATCTAAGGGAACTAAATTCTATAAAAAGAATTTTAAAGCAAAAAAGCATAGATCAGTTCTTCTCTTCTTCTAAATAA
- the argF gene encoding ornithine carbamoyltransferase, producing MLKGNSLLCLLDFEKQDIERIMEVSFLMKNFVKTNSVPKSLDGKRVALIFEKPSTRTRVSMESAIYLLGGYPIVLNKSDIQLSRGEPVEDTARVLGRFVHGIGARVLSHESLIKLRDYSGLPVINLLSNLSHPLQALADFMTIKEKFGTYEKPIAFVGDGGDNVLVSLMAFAAKMGLELRVASPKELRPKPEIWKRIEEESENSGAVIEFYDDPYFAVRGSFVVYTDVWVSMGEENIANKKKELLKNYRVTADLMRHASKDAIFMHCLPAMRGEEVDAEVIDGKQSAVWDEAENRLYIAMSVLSLII from the coding sequence ATGCTAAAAGGAAATAGTCTTCTTTGCCTTCTAGATTTTGAGAAGCAGGACATTGAAAGGATAATGGAAGTATCATTTTTAATGAAAAATTTTGTAAAAACCAACTCAGTTCCTAAATCTCTTGATGGAAAAAGAGTTGCATTAATCTTCGAAAAACCCAGTACTAGGACAAGAGTTAGTATGGAGTCTGCGATATATTTACTAGGAGGATATCCTATAGTGCTCAATAAGAGTGATATTCAGTTAAGTAGAGGGGAACCAGTTGAAGATACTGCAAGAGTATTAGGTAGATTCGTTCACGGTATTGGTGCAAGAGTATTGTCTCATGAGTCCTTGATAAAACTAAGAGATTATTCAGGATTGCCGGTCATAAATTTGTTAAGTAATTTATCCCACCCTCTTCAAGCTTTAGCAGACTTTATGACAATTAAAGAAAAGTTTGGTACTTATGAGAAACCTATTGCTTTTGTTGGCGATGGTGGGGATAATGTCCTAGTTAGTTTAATGGCATTTGCAGCAAAGATGGGCCTAGAGTTAAGAGTAGCATCTCCTAAAGAGCTTAGGCCAAAGCCAGAGATATGGAAAAGAATAGAAGAGGAGAGCGAGAACTCCGGCGCAGTAATAGAATTTTATGATGATCCTTATTTTGCAGTCAGAGGTAGTTTTGTCGTATATACAGACGTCTGGGTTAGTATGGGTGAGGAGAATATAGCTAATAAGAAAAAGGAACTTCTGAAGAATTATAGAGTAACAGCCGATTTAATGCGTCATGCATCTAAGGACGCAATTTTTATGCACTGTTTACCTGCAATGAGAGGAGAAGAAGTCGATGCTGAGGTTATAGATGGTAAGCAAAGTGCAGTATGGGATGAGGCAGAAAATAGGTTATATATAGCAATGTCAGTCCTCTCATTAATTATTTAG
- a CDS encoding DUF4443 domain-containing protein — MDILTIITEATKPKQGNKPKYDESHVLHALLIIQKEQPIGRPTLEKRLQLGDATVRTLLRRLKELGVIKVDKVGGAEITEEGKKALQEWNSVIKIGEAELKSINWNCSMIIVKGGSKILEKQKVIELRDKIIKLGADSVLISVFLNNKVELPPKTEEFGMKELLEDIKNSCKLCENNDLITYILPKDLHLAYKVGLLLFENWINS, encoded by the coding sequence ATGGATATCCTGACGATAATTACGGAAGCTACTAAGCCTAAACAAGGTAATAAACCTAAATATGACGAATCTCACGTTCTTCACGCTTTACTCATTATCCAAAAAGAACAACCAATTGGAAGACCTACTTTAGAGAAAAGATTACAGCTAGGAGATGCTACAGTAAGGACGTTATTGAGAAGATTAAAGGAATTAGGTGTCATAAAAGTAGATAAAGTAGGTGGAGCCGAAATTACAGAAGAAGGTAAAAAAGCATTACAAGAGTGGAATTCTGTAATAAAAATAGGAGAAGCCGAACTAAAATCAATAAATTGGAATTGTAGCATGATAATAGTTAAAGGTGGTAGCAAAATCCTAGAAAAGCAAAAAGTTATAGAGCTTAGAGATAAAATAATAAAATTGGGAGCTGATAGTGTATTAATTTCAGTATTTTTGAATAATAAGGTAGAATTACCTCCAAAAACTGAAGAGTTCGGAATGAAGGAACTACTAGAGGATATTAAAAATTCCTGTAAGTTATGTGAAAATAACGATTTAATCACTTATATTTTACCTAAAGATCTTCATTTAGCTTATAAGGTGGGGTTGTTACTATTTGAAAATTGGATTAATAGTTAA
- a CDS encoding ATP-NAD kinase family protein, which translates to MKIGLIVNPYAGSGGRLGYKGSDDLYIENPEIENRVKRFLDVVNSNIEFVSPKFKMGEYFLRKFGKKYETINAGKEKSTREDTIISARLLSDITNLIVFVGGDGTARDVVEGSQSKVPILGVPAGVKMHSGVFAINPETAGMLVNAYAEGMANIVEAEVLDIDEDAYRKGIYKVKLYYITKTINFKGLLVHSKEEISSPSYELDEIAEYIIDNMEDSTFYIMGPGSTVKAIEEKLGYTTNFLSIDLFLGKRLIKSGVNYMELLQLTGELKIILTPIGGQGFLIGRGNQEIGPEILKKAGKDNIIVVSSKEKISRIDCLRIDSGDPNVDKLLHGIYKVIVGYDEFYTIKTCSMT; encoded by the coding sequence TTGAAAATTGGATTAATAGTTAACCCATATGCAGGTTCTGGGGGTAGATTAGGTTATAAAGGAAGTGATGATCTATATATAGAGAATCCAGAGATTGAAAATAGAGTAAAGAGATTTTTAGATGTAGTTAATAGTAATATAGAATTTGTTTCTCCTAAATTCAAAATGGGTGAGTATTTTCTAAGGAAATTCGGTAAAAAATATGAGACTATAAACGCTGGAAAGGAAAAATCTACAAGAGAGGATACAATAATTTCAGCAAGGTTATTATCGGATATAACAAATTTAATAGTCTTCGTAGGCGGAGATGGTACTGCAAGAGACGTTGTAGAAGGATCACAATCAAAAGTTCCTATCTTAGGCGTACCTGCAGGAGTAAAAATGCACAGCGGAGTTTTTGCTATAAATCCAGAAACTGCTGGAATGTTAGTTAACGCTTATGCAGAAGGTATGGCAAATATAGTAGAAGCAGAAGTCTTGGATATTGACGAAGACGCTTATAGAAAAGGAATTTATAAGGTTAAACTTTATTATATTACAAAAACAATAAATTTCAAAGGACTTCTTGTGCATAGTAAAGAAGAAATCTCTTCACCTTCTTACGAGCTTGATGAGATAGCCGAATACATCATAGACAACATGGAAGACTCAACATTTTATATCATGGGGCCAGGTAGTACAGTGAAGGCAATAGAGGAAAAACTTGGATATACCACGAATTTCCTAAGCATAGATTTATTCTTAGGCAAAAGATTAATAAAATCTGGAGTAAATTATATGGAACTATTGCAATTAACTGGGGAGTTAAAGATAATTTTAACTCCGATAGGTGGCCAAGGTTTTTTAATTGGCAGAGGAAATCAAGAAATAGGCCCTGAAATTCTTAAAAAAGCAGGAAAAGATAACATAATAGTAGTATCTTCAAAAGAAAAAATCTCAAGAATTGATTGTTTAAGAATAGATTCTGGAGATCCTAATGTAGATAAATTATTACACGGAATTTATAAAGTTATAGTTGGATATGATGAATTTTACACAATAAAGACGTGTAGTATGACTTGA
- a CDS encoding replication initiator protein WhiP — translation MTDTDVEKLAEELTKQLEGSPRSKLVEAIIILLHARPLRTSEIASNLGYQTKYISSYLSYWKKKGLVYQDGGRWYLTPQGENLAKAIIDSYSNSRFKEMLVIAKQMLEQVKEPMNNKNEQKEEKEKKAILSFIDSKTNNTVKKQQNKDPTVCIKEILEKLDDDEKDILLYLINKYKQWGSTYVYIDQIQEEYKADPGWLFKVLRQLQTKRIVYLYQDPKLGLRIGFSKSFKEKLNC, via the coding sequence GTGACTGACACAGACGTTGAGAAACTTGCTGAGGAATTAACTAAGCAACTAGAAGGTTCTCCAAGGTCAAAACTAGTTGAGGCAATAATAATACTTTTACATGCAAGGCCTTTAAGAACATCTGAAATTGCATCCAATTTAGGTTATCAAACAAAATATATAAGTAGTTATTTAAGTTATTGGAAAAAGAAAGGGCTAGTTTATCAAGATGGCGGAAGATGGTATCTTACTCCACAAGGAGAAAATTTAGCTAAGGCCATAATTGACTCATATTCTAATTCCAGGTTTAAGGAAATGCTTGTTATAGCTAAACAAATGTTAGAACAGGTTAAAGAGCCAATGAACAACAAAAATGAACAAAAAGAGGAAAAAGAAAAGAAGGCAATTTTGTCGTTTATTGACTCAAAAACCAATAACACAGTAAAAAAACAACAAAATAAGGACCCAACGGTTTGCATTAAAGAAATTCTAGAAAAATTAGATGATGATGAAAAAGATATTTTATTATATTTAATTAATAAATATAAACAGTGGGGCTCAACATATGTTTACATTGATCAAATCCAAGAAGAGTATAAAGCAGATCCAGGTTGGTTGTTTAAAGTTCTAAGACAATTACAAACTAAGAGAATAGTTTACTTATATCAAGACCCTAAACTAGGCTTGAGAATCGGGTTCTCAAAATCCTTTAAAGAGAAACTGAACTGTTAA
- the thsA gene encoding thermosome subunit alpha: MASAGGVPVLLFKEGTSRSSGREALKNNILAARTLAEMLKTSLGPKGLDKMLIDSFGDVTITNDGATIVKEMEIQHPAAKLLVEAAKAQDAEVGDGTTSAVVLAGLLLEKADALLDQNIHPTIIIEGYKKAFTKSLELLSQIATKLDVSDLNSSTARENLRKIVYTTMSSKFLAEGEEFNKIMDMVIDAVATVAEPLPTGGYNVSLDLIKIDKKKGGSIEDSQLIKGIVLDKEVVHPGMPRRVEKAKIAVLDASLEVEKPEISAKISITSPEQIKAFLDEEAKYLKDMVDKLASIGANVVICQKGIDDIAQHFLAKKGIMAVRRVKRSDIEKLEKALGARIISNIKDASPEDLGYAELVEERKVGNDKMVFIEGAKNPRAVNILLRGSNDMALDEAERSINDALHALRNILLEPMIVPGGGAIELELAMRLREYARTVGGKEQLAIEAYADALEEIPMILAETAGMEPISTLMELRAKHAKGLVNAGVDAINGKIVDDIYTLNVVEPIRVKRQVLKSATEAATAVLKIDDLIAASQLKSSKEGEKGSEKKEGEESSSTSSSS; the protein is encoded by the coding sequence ATGGCATCTGCTGGTGGAGTTCCTGTCTTATTATTCAAAGAAGGTACTTCTAGAAGTTCTGGAAGAGAAGCTTTAAAGAATAACATCCTTGCAGCAAGAACCTTGGCCGAAATGTTAAAGACTAGTCTTGGTCCAAAAGGATTAGATAAAATGCTAATTGACAGCTTTGGTGACGTAACAATAACTAATGACGGAGCTACTATAGTAAAAGAGATGGAGATTCAACATCCAGCTGCTAAACTTTTAGTTGAAGCTGCTAAGGCACAGGATGCCGAGGTTGGTGACGGAACTACAAGTGCAGTAGTTCTTGCAGGTCTTTTATTAGAGAAAGCAGACGCATTATTAGATCAAAATATTCATCCAACAATTATAATTGAGGGATATAAGAAAGCGTTTACGAAATCTTTAGAATTATTATCACAAATTGCAACAAAGCTTGATGTATCAGACCTTAACTCATCTACTGCCAGAGAGAATTTAAGGAAAATAGTTTATACTACAATGTCAAGCAAATTCCTAGCAGAAGGAGAAGAATTTAACAAGATAATGGACATGGTAATAGACGCAGTAGCAACTGTAGCTGAACCTTTACCTACTGGAGGTTATAATGTTAGCTTAGACTTAATTAAGATTGACAAGAAGAAAGGAGGAAGTATCGAAGATAGCCAGCTAATTAAAGGTATAGTACTTGATAAAGAAGTAGTTCATCCAGGAATGCCTAGAAGAGTTGAGAAAGCAAAGATTGCAGTATTAGATGCTTCATTAGAAGTTGAAAAACCAGAAATTTCTGCTAAGATTAGTATAACAAGTCCTGAGCAGATAAAGGCTTTCTTAGATGAGGAAGCTAAGTACTTGAAGGATATGGTTGACAAGTTAGCATCAATAGGAGCTAACGTGGTAATATGCCAAAAAGGAATTGACGATATAGCACAGCACTTCTTGGCAAAGAAAGGAATCATGGCCGTAAGAAGAGTAAAGAGAAGCGATATTGAAAAGTTAGAGAAAGCATTAGGCGCTAGAATAATAAGCAATATTAAAGACGCATCACCAGAAGATTTAGGATATGCAGAGCTAGTAGAAGAGAGGAAAGTAGGCAACGATAAGATGGTATTCATTGAAGGAGCAAAGAATCCTAGGGCAGTGAATATATTATTAAGAGGATCAAATGATATGGCCTTAGATGAAGCAGAAAGGAGTATTAACGACGCATTACATGCATTAAGGAATATCTTATTAGAACCAATGATAGTTCCAGGCGGAGGAGCTATAGAATTAGAGTTGGCAATGAGGCTAAGAGAATACGCAAGAACTGTAGGAGGGAAAGAACAATTAGCAATTGAAGCTTATGCCGATGCATTAGAAGAGATTCCAATGATATTAGCTGAAACTGCAGGAATGGAGCCAATATCTACATTAATGGAGCTTAGAGCTAAACATGCTAAAGGATTAGTAAATGCTGGTGTTGACGCAATAAATGGTAAGATAGTTGATGACATATACACTCTTAATGTAGTAGAACCAATAAGAGTAAAGAGGCAAGTATTAAAGAGTGCTACTGAAGCAGCAACTGCAGTATTAAAGATTGATGACTTAATAGCAGCTTCTCAATTAAAGAGTAGTAAAGAAGGAGAGAAAGGCAGCGAGAAGAAAGAAGGAGAAGAGTCATCTTCAACTTCATCAAGTAGCTAA